The window GGACGGCCGGCCCCGGCGCGGCGAAGGGTGGGGGGAGACCCGCCGCGGTGCGACGATCGGGACGATGTTCCGCTCTGTCACCGCCCCGGCCGAGGCCTAGATGGGGCCGAACCGAGAGAGCCAAAGGACGCCCCCACCTGCCTTCGTCGCCTTCCCCGAACCCCGCGCGGAGACGCCTGGACTTCACGGCCGCGGATCCCGACGCCTTCGGCGCCTACCACGACCTTTACGCGGGCGGCTCGACGGTGTCGCGCCTGGGGGCCGGCTTCAGCGCGGCCGTCGTGGCCTACCGCTTCCCGCACATGCTGCTCTTCGACCGCAAGGTCGCCGGCGCCATGCACCACCGCGACGCGGCACACGTGCGCCGGGACGGGCTCGACCACTTCACGCTCCAGGTGCTGCGCAGCGGGCGGATGCTGGCCGGCCGGGCCGGCGAGGAGCGGGCCATGCGGCCCGGGGACGTCGCGGTCTACGGCACCACGCGCCCGCAGCGCACCGTGGTGGAGCGGGCGCACTACATCGCCCTCACGCTGCCGCGGGACGTGGTCGAGTCCGTGCTGCCGACCGCCCGTGACCTTCACGGGACGATCCTGCCCCGCGCCGCCGCCGGCCTGCTCGGCGACTTCATCGGGTCGCTGGTCCGGAACGCCTCCACCATGGGCCCGGCTTCGGCCGCCCGCGGGGGCGCGATGGTGGCGGAACTCCTCGCCGGCGTCGCGGGCGATGCGGCGCCGCGCCGATCCGACGACGAGCATACCCTCGCGCTGCAGCGCGCCCGGGGCGAAGCCTACATCGACGCTCATCTCCACGACCGCGACCTCGACGTGAACCGCGTGGCGGCCGCGCTCGGCCTGTCCCGGGCCACGCTCTACCGCGCCTTCGCGCCCGTCGACGGGGTGGCGCGGCAGATCCTGCGCCGGCGGCTGAAGCGGCTGCAGGCGGCCCTGGCCGCGCCGGGCGAGTTGCGGAGCGTCGCCGCGCTCGGCTTCGACCTGGGCTTCGCCAGCGAGAGCCACTGCAGCCGCGCCTTCAAGAGCGCCTTCGGCGTCACCCCGGGCCAGTTCCGCGCGGCGGCGCGCCACGCCGGGCCGTTCGAGGACAGCGCGGCACGGACGGGCGACCTGATCGACTGGTATCGCGACCTGGCCTGAGCGCCGCGGTCCCTCCGAGGCGTGCCACGGGGGGAAAGGCGCGGTCGACCGGGTGGCCCGCGCCGGGTCGAGCCCGGTCCCACGGCCCCGCTTCCGAGGTCATCACAGCGCAGAAGCGGGGCCGTGGTCCTGCCAGAGCCGGGAGCCTCCGGGAAGACCCGAGGCCCTGCGCGGATCAATCTGCGCGACGTTCGAGCCACCGTCCATGCCTCGGCGTCTCAGAGGCTTGCCCCGGCGTCTCAGACTGCCGGCGCCGTCCCGGCCGGCGGCCTCCGCCGGCCCTGCGGACCGCCGCGACCGGGGCGGGTCAGCGTGCCCCGTCGGCCCGCGCCGCGTGCTGCTCCAGCACCTTGCCGTACATCTCCAGCGTCTGCTCGGCGATGGCGTCCCAGGAGAAGTGCGCCTCGACGCGCTTGCGCCCGGCGGCGCCGAAGCGGTCCCGCAGCGCCGGGTCGCGCGCGAGGCGGTTCACCGCGTCGGCGAGGCCCTGCGCGAAAGCGGCCGGGTCGGCAGGGTCGAAGGAGCCGGGCACGAGGCCGGGATCGACCAGGAGGCCGGTCTCCTCCGGCACCACCACCTCGGGGATGCCGCCGACGCTCGTCGCCACCACGGCGGTGCCGCAGGCCATGGCTTCGAGGTTGATGATGCCGAAGGGCTCGTAGACCGACGGGCAGCAGAACACCGCCGCGTGGGTGTAGAGCTGGATCACGTCGGCCCGCGGCAGCATCTCGCGGATCCAGATCACGCCGGGGCGCTCGACGGCCGCCACCGCGTCCGTCATCTCGCGCCCGATCTCGGGCGTGTCGGGCGCGCCGGCGCAGAGCACGATCTGCAGGTCGGGGTCGATCTGCGGGATCGCGTTGACGAGGTGGATGATGCCCTTCTGCCGCGTGATGCGGCCGACGAACAGCAGGAACGGCCGCGACGGGTCGATGCCGTGGCGCGTCAGCACGTCCGTGCCCTCGACGGCCCGGTATTCGTCGAGGTCGATGCCGTTGTGGATCACGTGGACGCGCTCGGGGTCCACGTCGAACAGGCGCAGCACGTCGGCCTTGGTTTCACGGGAAACAGCCACGATGCCGTCCGCCGACTCGATGGCGGTGCGCTCCATCCAGGCCGACAGGTGGTAGCCGTTGCCGAGCTGCTCGACCTTCCAGGGCCGGAGCGGCTCCAGCGAGTGGATGGTGAGGACGTTGGGCACGCCCCACAGCTTGGCGGCGATCACGCCGCCCATGTCGGTGTACCAGGTGTGGCAGTGGACGAGGTCCGCGTCGAGCGTGTCCTTGGCCATGGCGAGCGAGCGCGCGAAGGCGTCCACCGCGCCCACGAAGCGCGGGTCCGTGCCGCGCTTGGTCTCGTCCCACTGCGGGTAGCCCTTGACCGTGAGCCGCCCCTCCTGGCTCGACTGGTCGCCGAAGCAGCGCATCTCGACGTCGATCGATTTCGCGAGGGCCGCCGCCAGATATTCGACGTGGACGCCGGCGCCGCCGTAGACGTAGGGCGGGTATTCCTTCGACAGAAACGCGACTTTCTTCGGGGCCGGCATGGGATCGCCTCGGGTCGGAGCGGACGGGGGCCATCCTAGCCGTGCGGTCGAAGGATGTGCAACGCCGCCCGGCGGAGCGGCGCGGCGCCGCGCTATTCCGCAGCCGCGGCCGCCCTGCGCGGCCCCTCGGCGTCGAACTGCAGGCGGGCGAGGCGCGCGTAGAGGCCGTCCCGCGCCATCAGGGTCGCGTGGGTGCCCTCCTCCACGATGGCGCCGTCCTGCATCACGAGGATGCGGTCGGCCGTCACCACGGTGGCGAGGCGGTGGGCGATCACCAGCGTGGTGCGGCCGCGCATCACCTCGTCGAGTGCCCGCTGCACCAGCGTCTCGCTTTCGGCGTCGAGGGCGCTCGTCGCCTCGTCGAGCAGCAGCACCGGCGCGTCCTTGAGGATGGCGCGCGCGATGGCGAGGCGCTGGCGCTGGCCGCCCGACAGCGTCACGCCGCGCTCGCCCACGAGCGTCTGCGCGCCGTCCGGCATGGCGGAGATGAAGCCCCAGGCGGCGGCGCGCTCGGCCGCGGCGCGCACCTCCGCGTCGGTCGCGTCCGGGCGGCCGAAGCGGATGTTGTCGGCCACGGAGGACGAGAAGATCGCCGGGTCCTGCGGCACGAGCGCGATACGGGCCCGCACGGCGGCGGGGTCGGCGTCGCGCAGGTCGATCCCGTCCACGAGCACGCGGCCCGCCGTGGGGTCGTAGAAGCGCGTCAGCAGGCCGAACAGGGTCGACTTGCCGGCGCCGGACGGCCCCACGATGGCGACGCGCTCGCCCGGCCGCACCGCGAAGGAGAGGTCGCTCACCACGGCGTCGCCGGCCCGCGTCGGATAGGCGAAGCCGACGCGCTCGAAGCTGACCGAGCCCCGCGCGGGCTGCGGCAGGGCCGCGGGCGCCGCCGGGGCCGCGATGGCCGGGGCGACGCTCAGGATCTCGCTGAGCCGGCCGGCGGCGCCGGCCGCCGCCGAGATCTCGTTCATCACCTCGCTGAGCTGGCCGAGGGCGCTCGCGCCGAACACCGCGTAGAGCACGAACTGCGACAGCAGCCCGCCCGACATGCGGCCCGCGATCACCTCGTGGGCGCCGAACCACAGCACGCCCACCACGCTGCCGAAGGCGAGGAAGATCGCCACGACGGTGAGGAGCGCCCGCGCCCGCGCCGCGCGGGCGGCGGCGCGGTAGGACCCCTCCACGGCGCGGTCGAAGCGCGACGTCGAGACCCGCTCGGCCCCGAAGGCCTGGACGGTCCGCATCGCGCCGAGGTTCTCGGTGGCGAACGACATGGCCTCGGCCAGCCGGTCCTGTGCGGCGCGCGAGCGGCGGCGCACGCCGCGGCCGGACAGCACCAGCGGCAGCACGATGACCGGGATGGCCAGCAGCACGAAGCCCGACAGCTTCGGGCTCGACGCGACCATCATCACCACGGCGCCGACGAACAGGAACAGGTTGCGCAGCGCCACGGAGGCGGAGGAGCCGAAGGTGGACTTGAGCTGCGTCGTGTCGGCGGTGAGGCGCGACACGAGCTCGCCCGTCTGCGAGCGGTCGAAGAAGCCGGCGTCGAGCCGGGTCAGGTGGGCGTAGAGGTCGGAGCGCAGGTCGGCCACCACGCGCTCGCCCAGCGTCATGACGAGGTAGTAGCGGGCGCCCGACGCGAGGGCCAGCACCGCCACAACGCCCGCCATAGCGGCGAAATAAGCGTTGATGAGGCCCGCCCGGTCCTCCGAGAAGCCGAAGTCGACGAGGCGCCGCACGGCTTCCGGCACCACCAGCGTGGCGGCGGAGGCCACCGCGAGGGCCAGCACGCCGAGGGCGATGCGGCCGCGGTAGCGCCTCACATAGGGCATCAGCGGCTTCAAGGCCTTGAGCGAGCCGCGCGGCGCCCCCGCATCCGCCGTTCCCCTGTTGCGTTTCATGCGTCCCCGCTGGCCTTTCGTTCGGCCGGCCGCGTGCTGCGGGCTGGCCTTCGATGCGCGTCTGGTTTATAGGCGCGCACCATCTTTATCGTGCATGGCGAATATCACGAGGGCTCCATCCGGTCCTCACGCCGCCCTGCGTGACGCCGACCGAGGACTGAGATGAAAGAAGCGACGCATCCCCACTACCACATGATCAAGGTCGTGATGACCGACGGCAGCGAGTTCATGACCCGCTCGACCCTCGGCGCCGAGGGCGACACCCTGAACCTCGACATCGACCCCAAGACCCACCCGGCCTGGACCGGCGGCTCCCAGCAGCTGATGGACCGCGGCGGCCGCCTGTCGCGCTTCAACTCCCGCTTCGCCGGAATCAGCTTCGGCAAGAAGTGAGGCGGAGTTAAGTTTGGCCCGGCCCCGCCGCGAAGCGGCGGGGCGAAAGGTCGCCGGTCACGCATTTCCCTTCTCCCCTCGCGGGAGGAGGATCCAGTCGTTTCACCCCGCCGCCTCACCCTCGGCCTGCGCCTTCGGCACGTCCGCCACGCGCCGCCGCCCGGCGATGACCTCGCGGTAAAGGTCGAGCGTCGCCCGCTCCATCCGGTCCAGCGAGAAGTGCTCGGCCACGTGCGCCTGCGCGCGCCGCGCCATGGCGTCGCGCGCGCTGGCGCCGAGCGCCAGGGCTTCGCCGACCGCCAGCGCGAGCGTGCGGGGATCGTCGGGCGGCACCACCCAGCCGGTGCGGGCCTCTTCGGGGACGCGCGGCACGGACAGCACCGTCTCGGGCACGGCCCCGTGGTCCGTCACCACCACGGGCGTGCCCATGGCCTGGGCCTCGACGGCGGAGCGGCCGAAGGCCTCGGGCTTGGTGGAGGGCACCGCCACGACGCTCGCGGCCAGAAAGGCCGCCGGCATGTCCTCGACGTGGCCGACGCGCTTCACCACGCCCTTGAGCCCGGCTTCCGCGATGGCGGCGTCGAGCTCCGCCGCGTAGCGGTCGCGGCCCTGCGGGTCGCCGGCCAGCACGAAGCTCGTGCCGTCGAGCCCCGCCTGCCGCAGCAGCCGCGCCGCCTCGATCAGCACGCGCTGGCCCTTCCAGGCGGTGAGGCGCGCGGCCAGCAGCACCACGCGGTCGCCGACCTCGACGCCCCAGTCCGAGCGCAGCTTCTCGACCCGCGCC is drawn from Lichenibacterium dinghuense and contains these coding sequences:
- a CDS encoding helix-turn-helix domain-containing protein, with the protein product MSRLGAGFSAAVVAYRFPHMLLFDRKVAGAMHHRDAAHVRRDGLDHFTLQVLRSGRMLAGRAGEERAMRPGDVAVYGTTRPQRTVVERAHYIALTLPRDVVESVLPTARDLHGTILPRAAAGLLGDFIGSLVRNASTMGPASAARGGAMVAELLAGVAGDAAPRRSDDEHTLALQRARGEAYIDAHLHDRDLDVNRVAAALGLSRATLYRAFAPVDGVARQILRRRLKRLQAALAAPGELRSVAALGFDLGFASESHCSRAFKSAFGVTPGQFRAAARHAGPFEDSAARTGDLIDWYRDLA
- the glgA gene encoding glycogen synthase gives rise to the protein MPAPKKVAFLSKEYPPYVYGGAGVHVEYLAAALAKSIDVEMRCFGDQSSQEGRLTVKGYPQWDETKRGTDPRFVGAVDAFARSLAMAKDTLDADLVHCHTWYTDMGGVIAAKLWGVPNVLTIHSLEPLRPWKVEQLGNGYHLSAWMERTAIESADGIVAVSRETKADVLRLFDVDPERVHVIHNGIDLDEYRAVEGTDVLTRHGIDPSRPFLLFVGRITRQKGIIHLVNAIPQIDPDLQIVLCAGAPDTPEIGREMTDAVAAVERPGVIWIREMLPRADVIQLYTHAAVFCCPSVYEPFGIINLEAMACGTAVVATSVGGIPEVVVPEETGLLVDPGLVPGSFDPADPAAFAQGLADAVNRLARDPALRDRFGAAGRKRVEAHFSWDAIAEQTLEMYGKVLEQHAARADGAR
- a CDS encoding ABC transporter transmembrane domain-containing protein — its product is MKRNRGTADAGAPRGSLKALKPLMPYVRRYRGRIALGVLALAVASAATLVVPEAVRRLVDFGFSEDRAGLINAYFAAMAGVVAVLALASGARYYLVMTLGERVVADLRSDLYAHLTRLDAGFFDRSQTGELVSRLTADTTQLKSTFGSSASVALRNLFLFVGAVVMMVASSPKLSGFVLLAIPVIVLPLVLSGRGVRRRSRAAQDRLAEAMSFATENLGAMRTVQAFGAERVSTSRFDRAVEGSYRAAARAARARALLTVVAIFLAFGSVVGVLWFGAHEVIAGRMSGGLLSQFVLYAVFGASALGQLSEVMNEISAAAGAAGRLSEILSVAPAIAAPAAPAALPQPARGSVSFERVGFAYPTRAGDAVVSDLSFAVRPGERVAIVGPSGAGKSTLFGLLTRFYDPTAGRVLVDGIDLRDADPAAVRARIALVPQDPAIFSSSVADNIRFGRPDATDAEVRAAAERAAAWGFISAMPDGAQTLVGERGVTLSGGQRQRLAIARAILKDAPVLLLDEATSALDAESETLVQRALDEVMRGRTTLVIAHRLATVVTADRILVMQDGAIVEEGTHATLMARDGLYARLARLQFDAEGPRRAAAAAE
- the rpmE gene encoding 50S ribosomal protein L31, encoding MKEATHPHYHMIKVVMTDGSEFMTRSTLGAEGDTLNLDIDPKTHPAWTGGSQQLMDRGGRLSRFNSRFAGISFGKK
- a CDS encoding glycosyltransferase family 4 protein, which encodes MPQASPRGPEDLAGATVLQIIPALDAGGAERTTIDVAGAIVEAGGRALVASRGGRLVSELQARGGIWLPFPANSKNPAAMAWNVGRLARLIRQERPAVVHARSRAPAWVALGAARLTGVPFMTTFHGAYGGTSALKLRYNSVMARGDVVIANSDYTRSLIASLYPWAVPQIEVVHRGTDLRRFTPAAVAPARVEKLRSDWGVEVGDRVVLLAARLTAWKGQRVLIEAARLLRQAGLDGTSFVLAGDPQGRDRYAAELDAAIAEAGLKGVVKRVGHVEDMPAAFLAASVVAVPSTKPEAFGRSAVEAQAMGTPVVVTDHGAVPETVLSVPRVPEEARTGWVVPPDDPRTLALAVGEALALGASARDAMARRAQAHVAEHFSLDRMERATLDLYREVIAGRRRVADVPKAQAEGEAAG